AAACGCTCCGTTTTGGAAACAGACCAAGCTATCCGCGAAGAGGTTCGAGCTTTTGAAAAGGGTAAGGAGGTCAATAGTGCAATTTTCGGAGGGATACTTATCGGCGTAGGCGTAGGGATCATGTTGCTTACGTTAATTCCTGTATTTACCCCAGCAATGTCTGGATTTTTATCTATAGGGGGAGCAGCCTTTTCCATAGGAGGCGCGATCCTACTCCAAAAGCTTGTCAGCTGGCTCTATGATGAGTTAGTAAAACTCCATGATCGTTGGGGATCTAGACAAAAACGCCTATATAGCAAGAAATCCATGCCGCTGCAAGTCATTGATCATGACATCCTTGTGGATGGAATTGCCGCAGATAACTCCTCGTTATTTGACGGTGAGGACTTAGACTTTGATGTTCTAGATTCTTAGTTCTTCTTTGTTTTGTTTTTTTAAGTATTTTTATTTATGATTCTTTTTAATTTTTTTAATTACAAACTATCGCGTTTGTTGTTTAAAATAATTATTAGAAATAAAAAAACATTTTTTTAATAAGTATTTGGTGGATTTATGGCTTCTGGAGTTGGCGGTGCAGGGGGGGCAAGCGGTCCGAATAGATTTTCTAATAAAAATGAGGGTGAAGGGGACAATCTTAGTTCAGGTAATTTAGGGGAACACAAACTCTCTAGCGATTTTTTATCAGCACGTGACAAACTAGAGAGGCATTTTCGTCAAGAAAAACCAGGTCGTCCTTCTTCAGGAGGAGGAAAATCAACGTCACCAAATAAAGGCGTGAAGCATGCTTTAAAAGATATTTGGGAAGGAGTTAAAGGCGTATTCGGAAGGAGAGAGAAACCTAAATTAGACATTTCCGAGCCTCAACTTCCAGGCTTTGTAAAATTTGGAGTTCGCTCTCCTGGCTTAGAAGAATTAAAGGTGAAGTTTCATAGAAACAGTCAAGGAGAGCCTCATATTGTTGTAGAGAAGAAAGAAGGAGGTTCTTCAGGAGAAGAGATTCCTGGAGGAGGATCTTCAGTTTCAGAAACAGGATCAAACAATCCCTCTCAAACGGAAGCAGGAGCCTCAGGATTTAAAGGAGCATTACAGTCAGACGCGAAAGGTATGACTAAGTTTGCAGAAAGGGTGGAGAGGATCTTTTCTGATAAGCCAGGGCATTCTGGTGAAAGTGGGTCTGTTATCACAAGTCGTTCAGAGAGTTCAGAGATAGTTACAAATGAGCCTACGGGTCCAGTTACGGGACTAACTTTACAAGAGATGTTGGACGTCGAAAAAAAACTTTCAGACCTCATAGGCCAGTCCTCGTCAGGAGCAAGACGAGCACAATTAAAAAAATGGAAAGGATCAGTAGAGAGAGATCGAAAAAGATTAACTGGTTCAGATGGTGTTAATCGTGAAGAACAACTTGACGTCATGAGGTGCTCAGATGCAGAGCTTCAACGTGCTGTAGCTGAAGGGCTGGCTATTGAAGATGCTATTCGAGAATTGGATAGAGTTTTAGATGATGCTTCTCGAGAAGTAGATTCTGAAGTTTCAGAACCTGAAAAATCAAGTTCTGAAAGAAGCGTACGTACACAAGAAAGCTTCAAAACAGAACAGGTCAGCTCTAGTGGTGTAGATCAAAAAGGAACGTGTAACTTTTTAAGGAGGTTACTTGCAACTTTATTACGTTTAGTTCTTGGTTTCCTTCGTTCTGCATCCCAGAAAGTGAGAATTGCATGTCAAGCATCCATGGAATGGATCCGTCGTACGTGTCCTTGTACACGGGGGAAATATGAAGTAAATTTTTCTGAAGCTGATAGAGAACTAAGAACTGCTCAATGGGTTGAGAGGCACTTTGGCTCAGGGAGGAGTTTTGTCTTTTCTGAAGAAACTGTGAACCACTTATCCGAAGGCTCGTCCTTAGGAGGAGATGAAGATACTATAGAAGGGTACTTCAGAGACTTCCAAAGGTTAATAGAGGAAACCGAGAAAAAAGATATTGCACCTACTTCTAAGGCTGTTAACGTCTTGAGAATTTTTACTAGCAATATAAGCAGCTGGTTACCTTCAGTAGGGTTTTCTAAGTAGGGGTTTTGATTTAAACGATAGGGCGTGTTTGGAGAGATCCTGACAGGCTCTTTTTTTGTGTGGCAAGATATTTTTATAAACAACTTTTTTAAATATCAGAGATTTTTAACATGGCATCAGGAGTAGGAGGACCTACAGGTCCTAGAGGCCCGGGAAAATTCCCTCAAGAACAACCGAACAATGAGGGAAGAGTAGGAGAGCACACAGTGTCTGGGAGCGGACCTTCGTCTGTGTCAAATCCAGGGTCAGGGGCTTCCTCAGCAAGTGAATTGGCAGCTCGTGTAAGCTCGGGAGCTCAAGGAGTAATAGGGAATGTTTCTCAACAATCTCCAGAGAGTGTTCATGTAGGGGCTACTCACCACTTTAAAGGAGTTTTTCAACATTTTGCCGAGAATGTTCGCAAGATTTTTGATAGGGGGACTCCTCTTCCTCAAGGAACGCCGCCTCCTGAAGTTGATCCATTAAGTTTGGAGGATTTATCTTCTCGTTTAAGTAATCTCCAAGAATTAGATAAGTCCGTTCTTTCTGAGGAAGACAGAAAGAATTTGGAAGATCTTATTAAGACTACACAAGATCAAATTGCAGATTTAGGAGGAGCTGGGGGAACTCAGGTTTTAAGAGGAACAGCTATAAGGCTAAGTAACGAAGATATCGCGAGTTTAACAGATCAAGAAGTTGCTAATATCATAACTGAAGGAGAAGCTGCTAAAGAGTCTTTAAAGGATCTTGGCGGGAAGCTTTCCCCTGTATTGAAAGACGCGAATGAGAGTATAAGTCGGATGTCTCGAGCTGCAACACCAGCATCCTCTTCAGGTAGGACGTCAGCAAAATTATCACGCTCTGCATCTTTAACTGCGCAGAAAATTTTCCGAAGTATTTGTAATGTATTTTCATTCCTCCTTCGTGTTGTGTTGAGAGTTCTTGTCAATATTCGGTGTGTTTTAGGTAATGCACGTCGTGCTGCTGCAGAGGCTTTCAAGAGATGTTGTTGTTGTTCTGGAGGAGATGATGATAGCAGTAGCGATATAGACCCTAAAGCTAGTGTGAGAGTGTTACGCTCTCAATCTTCACGTAGACATAGAGATTTAGAAGACTCTTTGGAGAAATGGTCTGGGACAGACAGAATTTCTTCGAAAGCAGCAGCCTCATGGCAAGGAGAGGATCCGGAGATTTCTGTGCATCCTGCAGATGTGCCTCAAGAAGGCCAGGATACGGATGGTCATGATAATAGGATATATTTGCAAATCGTGCCAGGAAATAACAATATAAGAAGTATTTCCTCCTCCGGTTCTAATATAGATAGGCAAGATCGGAGAAGTGGTTCTAGTTCTTCAGGATGGAGCGATGTTGTGTATCAATCTGCGGAAGAAGTTTTTTCACGCGACACCCCTACGCCTCCTCCGGTATCTCCTCGTCCTCCGCATACTTTAGGCCCTATAGCTGCAGAGCTTAATGCTCTTTATGCAAAACCCCATCGTTCTCCAAGTCCTCCTCTTCCTCCTCGAAGTGCTGATCTTGATTCTGAGTCTTCGTCAGAATCTATTTATGAAGAAGTAGATTTGAGTCCTCCATTACCTCCCCGTCCTGGAATATTTTTCCCTAGTAAAGAAACAATTTATGCAGAATTAGCCAAGGAAATTTATCTTCCTGTATTTCCTGATCAGGAGGAGGGATATGAAGGAGACGTTAGTGATACAGAGTCTCCTCCAATTTCTCCAAGAAATCCTTCAGAGTATGAGAGGCCTCTTCCTAAAACACCCTCAGGAAATGAAAAAGATTATGATAATCTAAGATCTCCTCCTACTCCACCTCGTGGAGGTACGCCTCCAATTGAGAATGTTCCGGTAGAATCAAGATTTTTGAAGGGGTTATCTGTACCAGCTCCAGGAGCTTCTGAAGAATATGCTTGGATACGTCCAGAGGATGTGGTTTCCTCTATGAAAGCATCTGCTGTTCCGGCATTACCTCCGCGTGTTGGTAATGAACCCGGAAGAGGAGCTGAAGCTATAGCTATAGAGACATCTCCAGGGTTTAGAATAGAGGTAGTGGCGTCGATGCTTGCTGATGCTGTGGAAAAAACCCTAGGGAAAATAGATGCAGTTGAAATTTCTGAAGGAAATGTATCTTCATCAGATATAGAAAATCTTAGAAATCTTTCGGGTCTTATTAAAGACATAATAAGGTCTTCTCAAGGAAAGTCTAGAAGCGGGGAGAGTTCTTAACTTAGAATGTTACTTGGCTTCCAGCTTGTAGATAATGCAAGGAAGTAGAGGAAGATACAGAGCCCTGGTAGTTCAAGAAGATATGCACATTGGGAAAAATCGAGGTGAGGCTACTTCCTTTGAATACGAAGCTGTTTCTTGCAATGGTAGGGCCTTCTGTTGTCCATGTTCCTCCACTAACGATGAGTGTGGTGCTGATATCAGGCGTGTTTTGATATACCATAGGTTCATAGGCAATTTCAAAATGCCACTCGCAAGGAAGATGAAATTGCGTTCGCCAAGAACTTTGTACTCCTAAAGGAACAGTAACATTACATAGGGGCTGGTCTGTAAGGAACTTTCTTGGTTTGCTACCTGTCTCTGTAAAGGAAGATAGGAAAGAACGTACTCCAAGGATTTTTATAAAGGGTGTTGCTGAAAAGCGTTTTGTCACAGCTTGTATGGGTAAGTAAAGAGAAGCTGAGGCACCTAAAGAATGGCTGAATGTTTTTCCCTCTGCAGATTCTTTTCTAGTGGGAAATATACTTGAGATATGGTGAGAACCATAGCTATAGGCTAAAGATGTAGAAGTATAGATCCATTCGTGAAACCAGGGCATTTTGAGCTCTAAGGCAGCAAAGGTAATGTGCGATGCTGACTTGTTCTGAGAATTCTTCTCTTTAACATTGCTATGGAACTTTGCAAAACTTAGTGAGACCTTGTGGTTATGTGCTGTTTTTGTTGAAGGTCCTAAGCTATACCCTATAGAGTCCATACGGAATCCAGGAATTTTTCCCTTAGGATTTTGATGTACAAAGAGTCCTAGAGCATTTCCTCGTGTTTGGAACAAGTAATTTGAGGGAGTCTGAAAGTTGTCAAAGGTTTGTAATCCCGCTTGGAGAGTATAAAAAGTTTGCCATAACGTAGCAGGAACAATATAGGCAGCATATTCAGGATTTGGGACGTACCCTATTGCTGTCCAGTCAGCATAGAGATGGCGATGTAAAGTGTTTGCAGTGAGGTCTGATGAGTTATCTGTTGTTGTCTTTGTTTCTTCCCAGTAGGGGGACCAAAGACCTTGATAGCCATAATGAGTGCCTGTATTAAGTCCTTCAGGAAAGAAATTATCCGTATTGATACGTTGTGCTGTTACGTCACTTAAATAGAGAAGAGGAATTTTTTTTAGAGATTCTGCAAGATCTGCACTGTCATAAGGAGATTGGTTATCGTCGTCGAGGAGAGAAAGAGGACCGGAAATCGTAATGGAAGTATTGGCATTTTCTGTATAAGTAGTCACGCTATTTTGTGTACTACTAGAAGGATAAATCCAGATTTTTGGAGCTACCCCTGTAGATAGAATAGAGGGTAGATTTAAAGCCAAGTTGGTAATTGTAATTGTAGATCCAGTTGCGGCATTTGTGTTGTTTGAAAGAGTTCCCCCTCCTCCTAAACGTAAAGTTCCTCCAGTTTGTGAAAGTTTGAAAACACCTAACCAAGCACTGCGTTCTATAGCTAACACACCATTACGTAGTTCTGAAGTATTGTTAGATTCTGTATAGAAGTTTTCTTTGCCTATAAGATCTTTAGGGACTGTAGCTCCTGAAAAAAGTACAGTTCCTTGGTGATAGGATTCAGGGTTGAAAACAAGGGGGGTGCTGGTTGTATGACCGTGTTCAATAGGGTCATAAAATGCAAGCGTTCTTCCTGCACTTGCTCCTAGGCTTAGAGAAACTCCGGCAGTACAGTGTATAGCATTGCGTTTCCCTGTCCAGAGGGTTGCATAAGATGTATTATTGTTAAATATAATATCTCCCAGCTCCGCAAATAAAGAGCATATACTATTTTGCCGAAGCATAAATGCTCCGCCCCAGTTTGCGTGATTGTTTGTAAAGTATATAGGACCACTATTACGGATTGTAAAGTTTGCAGTACATAAGCTTCCTCCATCTCTAGAGGCGAAATTATTGTTGAAAACAAGAGTTCCTGGGTTGTTTTGTACTGTAAAATTGTTACAAAATATAGCACCACCTCGATTACCAGAGCTACCTATTGCCATATTTTGATGAAAGATAACGTTTTCAGAGTTATTTTCTATGGAGATGTTAGCGCTACATACTAAAGCTCCTCCTTTGTGAGATTTGTTTTTGACAAAATAGATGGGACTAGAATTTCCTGAGATATTCAAGTTGGAGCAGGAGATAGCACCTCCGTCTCCTGAAAAACTGGAGTTATTTAAAAACAG
This genomic stretch from Chlamydia pecorum E58 harbors:
- a CDS encoding polymorphic outer membrane protein middle domain-containing protein, whose product is MKSLRSYFFKTICIVFVNMISFRTFASLWNIPDFMKDFLTIFPRVTNLTPKFRENTLLGVSHSSTEDVILHNYDNLTCYLETSSAPGGYLSCQNFTLTNCTGEVFFSENSSTAQGGALYASQKLTITKNSSETIFNSNTACNVYVTSNQNRGGALYAGTNLEVSNNKNCLYFTNNSTLGNGGAIFSASDSSIQNNQCSILFLNNSSFSGDGGAISCSNLNISGNSSPIYFVKNKSHKGGALVCSANISIENNSENVIFHQNMAIGSSGNRGGAIFCNNFTVQNNPGTLVFNNNFASRDGGSLCTANFTIRNSGPIYFTNNHANWGGAFMLRQNSICSLFAELGDIIFNNNTSYATLWTGKRNAIHCTAGVSLSLGASAGRTLAFYDPIEHGHTTSTPLVFNPESYHQGTVLFSGATVPKDLIGKENFYTESNNTSELRNGVLAIERSAWLGVFKLSQTGGTLRLGGGGTLSNNTNAATGSTITITNLALNLPSILSTGVAPKIWIYPSSSTQNSVTTYTENANTSITISGPLSLLDDDNQSPYDSADLAESLKKIPLLYLSDVTAQRINTDNFFPEGLNTGTHYGYQGLWSPYWEETKTTTDNSSDLTANTLHRHLYADWTAIGYVPNPEYAAYIVPATLWQTFYTLQAGLQTFDNFQTPSNYLFQTRGNALGLFVHQNPKGKIPGFRMDSIGYSLGPSTKTAHNHKVSLSFAKFHSNVKEKNSQNKSASHITFAALELKMPWFHEWIYTSTSLAYSYGSHHISSIFPTRKESAEGKTFSHSLGASASLYLPIQAVTKRFSATPFIKILGVRSFLSSFTETGSKPRKFLTDQPLCNVTVPLGVQSSWRTQFHLPCEWHFEIAYEPMVYQNTPDISTTLIVSGGTWTTEGPTIARNSFVFKGSSLTSIFPNVHIFLNYQGSVSSSTSLHYLQAGSQVTF